The DNA segment CAAAGGTGTCTTCGGCCTGCCGCAGCAGCGGCAGCGGCAGGGCGGGATCGGGGCGGAAGTCCGTCGGGTAGATGGTCGCGCTGTGCGGCGAATCCAGGAACAGCGGAGCGGACTCGCCCTCCGGCTGGTACAGGAAGAACGGACTATCCGCGGTGGTTCGGTCGGTATCGGTCATGGTGCTGCGCCAGGGGTCAGTCGAGCGAAATCTTGGCGGCCGCGGCCACGCGCTTGTTCTTGGCCACTTCGCTCTTGATCTGCGCGGCGAAGTGCGCCGGGGTGTCGCCCACCGGGGTCGCGCCCAGCTTTTCCAGCTTGGCCTTGACCTCCGGCAGCGCCAGCACCTTGACGGCGGCGGCATGCAGCTTGTTCTGGATGTCGGCCGGCAGGTTGGCCGGCGCGATCAGGCCGAACCAGGCAGCGTCGTTGACTTCGCCCAGGCCCAGCTCGGCGAAGGTCGGCACGTTCGGCAGCGCCGCCACGCGCTTGGGCGCGGCCACGGCCAGCGCGCGCAGCTTGCCGCCTTCGATGAACGGCAGCGACGACGGCAGGTTGTCGAACAGGATCTGCACCTGGTTGGCCAGCGCGTCGTTCAGCGCCGGGCCCACGCCCTTGTACGGCACGTGCAGCAGTTCGGTCTTGCTGCTCATCTTGAACAGTTCCCCCATCATGTGCGAGACGCTGCCGTTGCCGGCCGAGCCATAAGCCAGCTTGTTCGGCTGCGATTGCGCCAGCGCGATGAAGGACTTCATGTCGGTGGCCTTGACCGCCGGGTTGATGCTCATCACGTTCGGCACGGAGGCCAGGTTGGTGATGGTGGTGAAGTCCTTGGTTGCATCGTAGGACAGGCGAGGGTAGACCGCAGGGTTGATGCCATGGGTCGAGGCCGTGGCAATGCCCAGCGTGTAGCCGTCCGGAGCGGCCTTGGACAGGAAGGTGGTGCCGATGCTGCCGCCGGCGCCGCCGCGGTTGTCGACCACCACGGCCTGGCCCAACTGCTGGCCGAGCTTGTCGGCGACGATGCGCGCCACGATATCCGTGGTACCGCCGGCGGGGAACGGCACGACCAGCGTGATCGGCTTGTTCGGGTAGCCGGACTGGGCGGCTGCGCTGAACGACAGGCCGGTGGCGAGGGCGGCCGAGGCGGCGGCGAGGACGCGGAGGAGGTGGCGACGTTGCATGAGGGTTTTTGTAGGGAAAAGGAGAGACAGAGGTGGTTTCCTGATTCTGCGCGTTTGAGCAAGACCCTCGCAAACGAAATAAAATCCCTAGCTCATTCCATCTGGTCGTGAAGTAGAGGTGAATTATGCGACGCATGTGTCCGTCGCTGACCGAGTTGCAGGCCTTCGAGGCCGCAGCCCGGCACAACAGCTTCACCGTGGCGGCGCGCGAGCTGCATGTGACGCAGGGTGCGGTCAGCAAGCAGGTGCGCAGCCTGGAGGCTTATCTTGGCGTGGAGCTGTTCGATCGCGTGCGCCAGCGGCTGGTGCTGACCACGGCGGGCGAACGCTACCTGGAACGCATCGGCCCCAGCCTGAACGAGCTGGAGGCGGCCACCGTCGAGCTGATGGCGCGGCAGGGTGGCGGCGGCGTGCTGCATATCGCCAGCATGCCGACGCTGGGCGCGAAGTGGCTGATCCCGCGCCTGCCGCAGTTCTTCGCCCGGCATCCGGAAGTAACGCTTGAATTCGTGCCGCATGCGCAAGGCTACGATTTTTCCGAGCCTGACCTGGATGCGGCGATCCGCTTCGGCGACGGTGTCTGGCCCGGCAGCCTGGCCGACTACATGACGGGGCGCGAAGTGCTGCCGGTATGCCGGCCGGGCCTGCTGGCAAATGAACCGGATGGCATCGCGCGCACGCCGGCCGCATTGCTGCACTATCCGCTGCTGCACCACACCACGGTGCCGGAGGCCTGGCCCGACTGGTTCGCCACCCTCGGCGTGACTACGCGGCA comes from the Cupriavidus sp. P-10 genome and includes:
- a CDS encoding tripartite tricarboxylate transporter substrate binding protein BugE — encoded protein: MQRRHLLRVLAAASAALATGLSFSAAAQSGYPNKPITLVVPFPAGGTTDIVARIVADKLGQQLGQAVVVDNRGGAGGSIGTTFLSKAAPDGYTLGIATASTHGINPAVYPRLSYDATKDFTTITNLASVPNVMSINPAVKATDMKSFIALAQSQPNKLAYGSAGNGSVSHMMGELFKMSSKTELLHVPYKGVGPALNDALANQVQILFDNLPSSLPFIEGGKLRALAVAAPKRVAALPNVPTFAELGLGEVNDAAWFGLIAPANLPADIQNKLHAAAVKVLALPEVKAKLEKLGATPVGDTPAHFAAQIKSEVAKNKRVAAAAKISLD
- a CDS encoding LysR family transcriptional regulator; this encodes MRRMCPSLTELQAFEAAARHNSFTVAARELHVTQGAVSKQVRSLEAYLGVELFDRVRQRLVLTTAGERYLERIGPSLNELEAATVELMARQGGGGVLHIASMPTLGAKWLIPRLPQFFARHPEVTLEFVPHAQGYDFSEPDLDAAIRFGDGVWPGSLADYMTGREVLPVCRPGLLANEPDGIARTPAALLHYPLLHHTTVPEAWPDWFATLGVTTRQAWGGARFDQFSLLTQAALSGLGIALIPRCLIEQELATGALVVAHPAQVLAKKGYYLCYPEQKQHLPALRTFRAWVMEGADLARPG